The SAR202 cluster bacterium genome contains a region encoding:
- a CDS encoding cupin domain-containing protein produces the protein MPYFYKSSAVPKRELIKGATLRTMWGDKIMMSLLETDPHSVIPIHTHPHEQAGIVMEGEFEMTIGDEVRHMKPGDCYVIPGGVPHGVKGYSMKAVALDIFSPPREEYKPETKKVTSEWKEVKK, from the coding sequence ATGCCGTATTTCTACAAGTCGTCCGCTGTCCCGAAGCGCGAGCTCATAAAGGGCGCGACGCTGCGCACGATGTGGGGCGACAAGATAATGATGAGCCTGCTTGAGACGGACCCCCATTCCGTTATCCCTATCCACACGCACCCGCACGAGCAGGCGGGCATTGTGATGGAGGGCGAGTTCGAGATGACCATCGGGGATGAGGTCAGGCACATGAAGCCTGGGGACTGCTACGTCATCCCGGGCGGGGTGCCGCACGGCGTCAAGGGGTACTCGATGAAGGCCGTGGCGCTTGATATCTTCTCGCCGCCGCGCGAGGAGTACAAGCCGGAGACGAAGAAGGTCACGTCAGAGTGGAAAGAGGTCAAGAAGTAG
- the lepB gene encoding signal peptidase I produces the protein MRMPLEIYVVRGHSMRPSLREGDVLIVRSLRPGARLKRGDIVAALDPRERTRRTLKRVIGLSGEEIALVDGELLVNGAALPEPYLRGGPPYLGEGGLRLRLGAGEVFLMGDNRLQSTDSRDYGPVHVADVLGRVRWRLWAGKPRSGAGASPASRP, from the coding sequence ATGAGAATGCCTCTTGAAATCTACGTTGTGCGCGGGCACAGCATGCGGCCATCGCTCCGCGAGGGCGATGTGCTCATCGTGCGTTCCCTGCGTCCGGGCGCGCGCCTGAAGCGCGGCGACATCGTAGCGGCGCTGGACCCTCGGGAACGGACCAGGAGGACTCTCAAGCGCGTGATAGGCCTATCGGGGGAGGAGATTGCGCTTGTGGACGGCGAGCTGCTGGTAAACGGAGCGGCGCTGCCGGAGCCGTACCTGAGGGGAGGTCCACCTTACCTGGGGGAAGGCGGGCTGCGCCTGCGGCTGGGCGCGGGTGAAGTCTTTCTCATGGGGGACAACCGGCTCCAGAGCACTGACAGCCGGGACTACGGCCCGGTCCACGTCGCGGATGTGCTGGGTCGGGTCAGGTGGAGGTTATGGGCGGGAAAGCCGCGTTCCGGCGCAGGAGCGTCGCCAGCTAGCCGGCCTTGA
- the hemB gene encoding porphobilinogen synthase, which yields MASFPKLRQRRLRKNQAIRTLVQETRLSVGDLINPMFVTHGRDVRADIKPMPGVQQLSLDHLIRECESVAEMGIPGVLLFGIPKSKDAEGTEAYDSAGIIQEAIRVIKQTVPHLLVITDVCLCEYTSHGHCGVLFESGDVDNDRTLQLLARTAVRQAEAGADIVAPSAMMDGQVGAIREALDSAGFGHTPIMAYSAKYASGFYGPFRTAAGSTPQFGDRRGYQMDPPNVREAMREIDQDLAEGADMVMVKPALAYLDVIAKAKQTFNAPIAAYNVSGEYAMVKAAAANGWVDGQRVTTEILTAIKRAGADMIITYHAKEIAQWIKAG from the coding sequence ATGGCTAGCTTTCCGAAACTGCGGCAGCGCAGGCTCCGCAAAAACCAGGCTATCCGGACCCTTGTCCAGGAGACCCGCCTTTCGGTGGGCGACCTCATTAACCCTATGTTCGTGACGCACGGCCGCGACGTGCGAGCGGATATCAAGCCCATGCCCGGCGTGCAGCAACTATCGCTGGACCACCTCATCCGGGAGTGCGAATCGGTTGCCGAGATGGGGATTCCCGGCGTGCTCCTCTTCGGCATACCCAAGAGCAAGGACGCCGAGGGCACGGAAGCCTACGACTCCGCGGGAATCATCCAGGAGGCGATTCGCGTCATCAAGCAGACGGTGCCGCATCTCCTGGTCATCACAGATGTATGCCTCTGCGAATACACAAGCCACGGCCACTGCGGCGTCCTCTTCGAGAGTGGCGACGTGGATAACGACCGGACGCTCCAGCTCCTGGCCAGGACGGCGGTGCGCCAGGCCGAGGCGGGCGCCGACATTGTCGCCCCCTCGGCGATGATGGACGGGCAGGTCGGCGCCATCCGCGAGGCGCTGGACTCGGCAGGCTTCGGCCACACGCCCATCATGGCCTACTCCGCCAAATACGCCTCCGGCTTCTACGGCCCCTTCCGCACCGCCGCGGGCTCCACGCCGCAGTTCGGCGACAGGCGCGGCTACCAGATGGACCCGCCGAACGTGCGCGAGGCGATGCGCGAAATTGACCAGGACCTGGCAGAGGGTGCGGACATGGTCATGGTGAAGCCTGCTCTGGCATACCTGGACGTCATTGCGAAGGCCAAGCAGACCTTCAACGCACCCATTGCCGCGTACAACGTGAGCGGCGAATACGCCATGGTCAAGGCCGCCGCCGCCAACGGGTGGGTGGACGGTCAACGCGTCACTACGGAGATCCTCACTGCAATCAAGCGCGCCGGCGCGGACATGATCATCACCTACCACGCCAAGGAAATTGCCCAGTGGATCAAGGCCGGCTAG
- a CDS encoding 2-dehydropantoate 2-reductase, producing the protein MKILVMGSGAVGGYFGAVLHRAGNDVRFVARGEHLKAIRERGLKVESVTAGDFTIRPEAFERPDGSWKADLVLFTVKGYDNPVAIDIMRPAVGEGTSILTLQNGIGSGDALGKAFGKGKVLLGVTYVDASRKDAGFIIEEGGNCNIIFGEEDGSLSPRATTVNEALAAAKINVTLSPNIMFELWKKLIYICGLSGMTCITRSPLKDILAEPRTLDVMREVMREAVAAAKAKGVEMEPGYVEGIIAKWIATGGKNTSSMYTDLIRDNPMEVEVLNGAVARIAHEMRVPALGNEFILACLLPQHKRAMAARNK; encoded by the coding sequence ATGAAGATCCTAGTCATGGGCTCGGGTGCGGTCGGCGGCTACTTCGGCGCGGTGCTGCACAGGGCGGGAAACGACGTGCGCTTTGTCGCGCGCGGGGAGCACCTGAAGGCGATCAGGGAGCGCGGGCTGAAGGTGGAGAGTGTCACCGCCGGCGACTTCACTATCAGGCCGGAGGCATTCGAGAGGCCGGACGGCTCGTGGAAGGCGGACCTGGTCCTCTTCACCGTGAAGGGGTACGACAACCCAGTGGCAATCGACATCATGAGGCCCGCGGTGGGCGAAGGCACCTCGATTCTCACGCTCCAGAACGGCATCGGCAGCGGCGATGCGCTGGGCAAGGCATTCGGGAAGGGGAAGGTGTTGCTCGGCGTGACGTACGTCGACGCCAGCCGCAAGGACGCCGGTTTTATCATCGAAGAGGGCGGCAATTGCAATATCATATTCGGCGAGGAGGACGGCAGCCTGTCTCCGCGGGCTACGACCGTCAATGAGGCTCTCGCGGCCGCGAAGATAAACGTCACCCTCTCTCCCAACATCATGTTCGAGCTCTGGAAGAAGCTCATCTACATCTGCGGTCTCAGCGGCATGACATGCATCACGCGGTCGCCGCTGAAAGACATACTCGCGGAGCCCAGGACGCTGGACGTTATGCGCGAGGTGATGCGGGAGGCGGTTGCCGCTGCGAAGGCGAAGGGCGTGGAGATGGAGCCGGGCTACGTCGAGGGCATCATCGCGAAGTGGATCGCGACCGGCGGGAAGAACACCTCATCCATGTACACGGACCTCATCCGCGACAACCCGATGGAGGTCGAGGTGCTGAATGGCGCCGTGGCCCGCATAGCCCACGAGATGAGGGTGCCGGCGCTTGGCAACGAGTTCATCCTCGCTTGCCTGCTGCCCCAACACAAACGCGCGATGGCCGCGCGGAACAAGTAA
- a CDS encoding cupin domain-containing protein, with protein MVRGLKKLGPIASEVLFENDKVRIWQLTVEPGEASPWHKHARDYVTVTIEDGGITAEYEDGAVLDFEPEIGEAEFLDDNQPHRLVNNSKKRYKNILVELKE; from the coding sequence CGATTGCATCCGAGGTGCTGTTCGAGAACGATAAGGTCCGTATCTGGCAGCTCACGGTTGAGCCGGGAGAGGCCAGCCCGTGGCACAAGCACGCGCGCGACTATGTAACCGTGACCATCGAGGACGGCGGCATCACCGCCGAGTACGAGGACGGCGCCGTCCTGGACTTCGAGCCGGAAATAGGCGAGGCGGAGTTTCTGGATGACAATCAGCCCCACCGCCTGGTCAACAACTCCAAGAAGCGCTACAAGAACATCCTGGTGGAGCTCAAGGAGTAG
- the sodN gene encoding superoxide dismutase, Ni, with the protein MRIGAAIRRVLPVREGHAHCDIPCGIYDPIVAKIAAQTVHKMAMRIKALSSPTGDAAQAYTMTRLIAVKEHHAEICKREVDILWHDYFKPEHLTKYPDLHTLVWETTKLASANKQNVDPDSAQKLVEKVDKIAEIFWATKGVTYSDPNATVRFGK; encoded by the coding sequence ATGCGAATCGGAGCTGCAATCAGGCGAGTCCTGCCGGTGCGGGAAGGCCACGCGCACTGCGATATCCCTTGCGGTATATACGACCCCATCGTCGCCAAGATAGCTGCGCAGACCGTCCACAAGATGGCGATGCGGATCAAGGCGCTCTCTTCGCCCACGGGCGACGCGGCGCAGGCGTATACGATGACCAGGCTTATCGCCGTCAAGGAGCATCACGCCGAGATCTGCAAGCGCGAGGTGGACATCCTCTGGCACGACTACTTCAAGCCCGAGCACCTGACGAAGTACCCGGACCTGCACACGCTGGTGTGGGAGACGACCAAGCTCGCCTCCGCAAACAAGCAGAACGTGGACCCGGACTCCGCCCAGAAGCTCGTTGAGAAGGTGGACAAGATCGCTGAGATCTTCTGGGCCACCAAGGGCGTGACCTACAGCGACCCCAACGCGACGGTCCGCTTCGGAAAGTAG
- a CDS encoding alpha/beta fold hydrolase produces MTTGHQADTTVRHSTVTLAGRPVRYSQAGEGLAEAVIFIHGGASTRRDWEETLSAMAASYSVYAPDLIGYGESDKSLPRYSLPHFTDCIRDFMAALGIRKAHFVGHSLGGRVCLEMASQFPEAVASLTLVAPMGLGRLTVLGQALVGAVWVKLNVLRSPLPYPRLDIRLSDPAVASFGSIAVPALVVWGKRDMYFPHRYGRTIAATLRNASFELFEECGHAPHRESPQRFQALLTQFLNGGR; encoded by the coding sequence TTGACGACCGGCCACCAGGCAGATACCACCGTCCGTCACAGCACTGTAACCCTCGCCGGAAGGCCCGTGCGCTACTCACAGGCCGGCGAGGGCCTCGCCGAGGCGGTCATTTTCATCCACGGCGGCGCGAGCACACGGCGCGATTGGGAGGAGACCCTGTCGGCCATGGCCGCCTCGTACAGCGTATACGCCCCGGACCTGATCGGCTACGGGGAGAGCGACAAGTCTCTCCCCAGGTACTCCCTTCCGCACTTCACGGACTGCATTCGCGACTTCATGGCGGCGCTCGGCATACGCAAGGCCCACTTCGTCGGCCACTCTCTCGGCGGACGCGTCTGCCTTGAAATGGCGTCGCAGTTCCCAGAGGCCGTCGCCAGCCTGACCCTGGTGGCCCCGATGGGCCTTGGCAGGCTTACCGTCCTCGGCCAGGCGCTCGTGGGTGCAGTGTGGGTGAAGCTCAACGTCCTCAGGAGCCCGCTGCCCTACCCCAGACTCGATATCCGCCTCTCCGACCCGGCGGTCGCCTCTTTCGGAAGCATCGCCGTGCCGGCGCTCGTTGTGTGGGGCAAGCGCGACATGTACTTTCCCCACCGCTACGGGAGAACGATAGCCGCAACGCTAAGGAACGCCTCTTTCGAGCTCTTCGAAGAGTGCGGCCACGCCCCCCACCGCGAGTCGCCGCAGCGATTTCAGGCACTTCTCACCCAGTTCCTGAACGGCGGCCGGTAG